In the Sphingobium sp. Z007 genome, AATCCGTTAGCTGCATTTCGTACTTCGGATAACGGGGTCGTCATCTGGTGTCATCATTGCCAAAAATGGCACGGCCATGGCCGTGGATCGCCATCCTTTAATATTGAAGATGGTCACCGCTCCGCACATTGCCGAGACAAGGCATCGCCCTTCTTCGGCAACGGCTACTATTTTTCTGTTCTCGGTCCACTGACGCTACGAGCTATGGCTGAGCGCGGTGAATATCTCCCGGTCGCGCTCATCCCAAGCGATGCCTCATAGCACATACTTACTCAAATCCGTGTCGTGTGCGACAGCTGATAGTTGCTTCTCCACATAGGCGCGGTCGATCAGCAGCGTTTCGCCGCGGCGGTCTTCGGCTTCGAAGCTGACGTCCTCCAGCAGCTTTTCCATCACCGTCTGGAGGCGGCGGGCGCCGATATTCTCGATTTCGCTGTTCACGTCGGCGGCGATCTTCGCCACCGCGCGGATGCCGTCGGGGGTGAGGTCGATCGTCACCTCTTCGGTCGCCAGCAGCGCGCGATATTGCGCCACCAGGCTGGCCTTGGTGTCGGAGAGGATCGCGACGAAATCCTCCTCGGTCAGCGCCTTGAGTTCTACGCGGATCGGCAGGCGGCCCTGGAGTTCGGGCAGCAGGTCGCTGGGCTTGGCGACGTGGAAGGCGCCGGACGCGATGAAGAGGATATGATCGGTCTTGAGCGGGCCATATTTGGTGGAGACGGTCGTGCCTTCGATCAGGGGTAGCAGGTCGCGTTGCACGCCTTCGCGGCTGACGGAACCGCCGCGCACGTCGCTGACCGCGATCTTGTCGATCTCGTCGAGGAAGACGATGCCATTCTGTTCCGCGCTGGTGATGGCGGTGCGGGCGACGTCGTCCTGGTCCAGCCGCTTGTCCTGCTCCTCCTCGACCAGCTTGTCCCAGGCGTCGGCAACGCGCATTTTGCGGCGCTTCTTCTGTTGCTGGCCGAACGCCTTCGACATCATGTCGGACAGGTTTATCATGCCCACCTGACCGCCCATGCCGGGGATTTCCATCGGCATGGAGGGGCTGTCGGCGACTTCCACCTCGACCTCGACATCGTTCATCTGATGCGCCTCGATCTTCTGGCGGAACGAAAGCCGGGTGGCCTCGCTCGCTTCCTTGCCAGTGAGCGCGTCAAGCAGGCGGGCCATGGCGGCTTCGGAGGCGGCTTCGCGCACGGCTTCGCGGCGGCGGTCCTTCTCCAGGCGCACGGCTTCCTCGACCAGATCGCGGACGATCTGTTCGACGTCGCGGCCGACATAGCCGACCTCGGTGAATTTGGTGGCTTCGACCTTGACGAAGGGGGCGTCGGCCAGCTTGGCGAGGCGACGGCTGATCTCCGTCTTGCCGCAGCCGGTCGGCCCGATCATCAAGATGTTCTTGGGCGTCACCTCATCGCGCAGGTCCGCGGGGAGGTGCTGGCGCCGCCAGCGGTTGCGCAGCGCTACGGCGACGGCGCGCTTGGCGTCCTGCTGGCCGATGATATGTGCATCAAGGGCGGCGACGATGGCTTTGGGGGTCAGGTTGTCGTTCATGTCGGTCCTTCTCCCCTCCCTTCAGGGAGGGGTCGGCGGAGGGCGTGTCGAGGAGCGCCGTTACAGGCCCTCCCCCTAACTTCTCCCGCAAGCGGGATGGGGATTTAAGAAACGCTATCCAGCGTCTCGATCGTCAGCTGGTCGTTGGTGTAAACGCAGATGTCGGCCGCGACAGCCATCGCTTTGCGGGCGAGGGTTTCGGCGTTGTCCTCATATTCCATCAGCGCACGGGCGGCGGCCAGGGCGTAATTGCCGCCCGAACCGATGGCCGCAACGCCATGCAGCGGCTCCAGCACGTCGCCATTGCCGGTCAGGATCAAGGTCACATCCTTGTCCGCGACGATCATCATCGCTTCTAAATTGCGCAAATATTTGTCGGTGCGCCAGTCCTTGGCCAGTTCGACCGCCGAGCGCATCAACTGGCCGTTAAAGCGCTCCAGCTTGGCTTCGAGCCGTTCGAACAGGGTGAAGGCGTCGGCGGTCGCGCCGGCAAATCCCCCGATCACACTGCCGTCATGCAGGCGGCGAACCTTGCGGGCGTTGGGCTTCATCACGGTCTGGCCCATGGAAACCTGCCCATCGCCAGCGACGACGACCTTTCCATTCTTGCGGACCGACATGATGGTGGTGCCATGCCAGACGGGCATGGAGGAGCTGCGTTGGTCGTTCATGAGCCGGCATATGGGAGGCTGTGCCGTCGCGCGCAAGTCGCCGACGGCGATGGGGCGAAGCGTGTCATTTCGGCGACAATTTTGTTAAAAGCATCAAAGGAACAAATGTCGATCAATTGACATTGTGCATCGCAACATGAATTATCGACGTCCCACATCATGACGGGGAGGACATGCATGACTCTCAAGGCCAGAGCACAGGAAAAGGTCGAGCGCGCGGGCATTTCCAACTATTCGTTCGATCATGACGTGCTGGTGATGTGTGGTGTGCGCTATACGATCGAAGCGTGCGAATGTGGCGAGCCGGATTGCGACGGCGTGCGCCTGCGCAAGAATATGACCGCGATGAGCCGTATCCTTCAATAATCCCTCAGTGCATGGCGTCCTTGCCGGCGCGTCCCACCGATTCGATGTCCCGGCCGACGCCCTGCACCATATTGCAGCCGGCCAGCGTCGTAAGCAGCAGGCTTGCGATCAGCAGGGTGAGGCGTTGGGGCATGAAGGCTGACCTCCGTGATTTGCTGAGGCTGTTATAAAGAATGATCGGCCCGGCTGAAACGCCTTTCGATCAAATCGATGCCCGGATATTGACAGGGCGCGCGGCCGATGCCAAAGGCCGCCTCCTCCTTAAAGGGGGCGCGTAGCTCAGTGGTAGAGCACACCCTTCACACGGGTGGGGTCGCAGGTTCAATCCCTGCCGCGCCCACCATGATCCGGGCGATCATGGCAAGACATATAATTTCCTAGCATTGATCTTTTCTAATGTGTCGCGCTAAATCCGCGCCATCATGCGGCGCGTTCGCGCGCCGACCGGAAAGGACGATCAT is a window encoding:
- the hslU gene encoding ATP-dependent protease ATPase subunit HslU is translated as MNDNLTPKAIVAALDAHIIGQQDAKRAVAVALRNRWRRQHLPADLRDEVTPKNILMIGPTGCGKTEISRRLAKLADAPFVKVEATKFTEVGYVGRDVEQIVRDLVEEAVRLEKDRRREAVREAASEAAMARLLDALTGKEASEATRLSFRQKIEAHQMNDVEVEVEVADSPSMPMEIPGMGGQVGMINLSDMMSKAFGQQQKKRRKMRVADAWDKLVEEEQDKRLDQDDVARTAITSAEQNGIVFLDEIDKIAVSDVRGGSVSREGVQRDLLPLIEGTTVSTKYGPLKTDHILFIASGAFHVAKPSDLLPELQGRLPIRVELKALTEEDFVAILSDTKASLVAQYRALLATEEVTIDLTPDGIRAVAKIAADVNSEIENIGARRLQTVMEKLLEDVSFEAEDRRGETLLIDRAYVEKQLSAVAHDTDLSKYVL
- the hslV gene encoding ATP-dependent protease subunit HslV; amino-acid sequence: MNDQRSSSMPVWHGTTIMSVRKNGKVVVAGDGQVSMGQTVMKPNARKVRRLHDGSVIGGFAGATADAFTLFERLEAKLERFNGQLMRSAVELAKDWRTDKYLRNLEAMMIVADKDVTLILTGNGDVLEPLHGVAAIGSGGNYALAAARALMEYEDNAETLARKAMAVAADICVYTNDQLTIETLDSVS
- a CDS encoding entericidin A/B family lipoprotein, with the protein product MPQRLTLLIASLLLTTLAGCNMVQGVGRDIESVGRAGKDAMH